Below is a window of Streptomyces spongiicola DNA.
CGGAGCATGGCCGGCCAGGCCCCCGAAGGCGGTGCGCATCGCCGCCTACGTCGGTCTCGCCGCCCTCGGGGTGGCGGTCGGAGCCGCCGGTTCGCTGGTCCAAGCCGCCTGGTTCCCGCTCGGGTTGCTCCTGGCGCTGCTCGGCGCGGCGGCGCTCTTCTACGGCGGGCTGCGCGCCACCGGCACCCAGCTCGGCGTCGTCGCGCCCGCAGCGGGCTGGGTCGCCTCCGTGCTGCTGCTGAGTGCCGGACGGCCGGAAGGCGACGGTCTGTTCACGGGCGGTCTCGGCGAGATCGTCTTTCTGTTCGGGGGGGCCGCCCTGGCTGTGATGTGTGCCACCATGACGCGGTTGCCGCAACCGGGCGGATCCTCCGGCCGACTTGGCAAGTGACGTGTCCCATCTGAGGCCGAATTGCCCGCGCTCGTCGGGCCGGCCGCGGGCCGCCGCTTCCAGCGGTCGCCGGATACGGCCAGGCGGCGGCCAGTATGGTGGTGCGCGCCGCCGAGCCGCCCGCAGCAACGAGAACCAGTAATAACGGGCGGCGGAGCCAACCGGGAGAACCTGCTTTGAGCCGTGAAACTGACAGTTCGCCCTCCGGCCCCCAGGGGCGCGGCGGGGCCGCTTACCCCTCGGGGACACCGCCGTACGGATCCCGCCGGTATCCGTCGCTGCACCCGACGCAGGACGCTCCGGAGGAGAGAACCGAACCCGCGCCCGAGCGGCGGCCGGACGAGCCCAGGACCGAGACGACGCTCACGACCCGCATCCGGATCAACATCCCGGGGTCTCGTCCGATCCCGCCGGTGGTCATGCGCACGCCGATGAGCGACCTGGACAAGAAGGGCGCCCCCGCGACCCGCGAAGGGGCGGCCGAGCGCACGGGCGGCACACCCCGCCCGCCCGCGCCCACCGGGTCCGCCACGGCGGCCACCGAGGCGGGACGGGTCGCGGGGAGCCCCGAGGCGCCGGCGAAGCCGGCCGGCGAGAAGACGAGCGACTGGTTCGCCCCGCGCAGGACGGCCGGCACCGCGCCCCCGCCGGCCTCCCTCCCGTCCCAGGCGAACGGCCCCGGCCCCGGCCCGAACGCCGTACCGGGACCGCGCCCGGAGGACACCGGAGCGCACCGGGTGCCGGGCGCGCCTGCTCCGCGGAACGGGCCGGCGCCCGCCTCCCCCGGATTCCCCGACGTACAGGGCGGCGCCGGAAGCCCGCCCCGCAGCGCTCTGGACGCGCTGTCGCCGGACCAGCAGGCCCCAGGCCGGACGGCACCGGGGCAGCGGCCCCCGGGCGCCGGTCCGGCGGGCCCCACCACCGGACCCGCCCCGGGCGCCTCGCCGTTCGCCCCCGCAGCCCGTATGGGCGGGGTGCCGGGAGCCGGTGCGCCCGGTGGCGTCAACGGGACGGGCCCGGCCGGTGCTCCGCGGACGAGCGACGACACCGCCGCCCTCACCCCGCAGCATGCCGTGCCGGAGGCCGGCGCGGGTGGACCGGGCCTGCCCGGCGGCCCCGGCGGCCCCGGCGGCAACGTCTCGAGCGACACGCTCACCAGCGGCCTCCCCGTGGTGCCACCGGAGCACCGCTCACCGTTCCAGCCGGCGGGCCCCGACGGCGCGGCCTCCCCGTGGCCCTCCGGGCCGGGCGGCGCCGACTTCTCCGTGCCCGGCTTCCCGGACCCCGCCACCTCCCGGCAGTCCGAGTCCGGAACCGGGTCGTCGCCGTCCTCCCCGCGGTCCTCCGCGCAGGTGCCGTCC
It encodes the following:
- a CDS encoding DUF6113 family protein, which produces MSGSGAWPARPPKAVRIAAYVGLAALGVAVGAAGSLVQAAWFPLGLLLALLGAAALFYGGLRATGTQLGVVAPAAGWVASVLLLSAGRPEGDGLFTGGLGEIVFLFGGAALAVMCATMTRLPQPGGSSGRLGK